tctgctgctcccttatttccgttccgcattttccagcacaccttcaacacatccagaggtctgtggattctcaagcagttgcttttagctgctggcattacacgacaggctcttctcactctttcctgtgtcttcctctcacagacagcaagcgcaccttcttacatacgtcacatactgtcacttcatacgtcacatacgtatgcgccctccccgagcagagaggtagcatggctaacgttagctgtgatgctagcgcagccgtgctcgCAACGcttcctctaaggtgcgcgcttgtgcaattgcgcacggcaaatctatgccacgcacaaaatcaaataaaaaataagcgcataacaattttcgacacacggacacgacagagaaaacagttttcgtcatcattgttcaaatattgtaacgtctgtcgagacgcttatctccattccgtgccacacgtccacaccatcaaaatgccgaggcaaacatttccagatcaacaccgtatgaaaaaattagtgatttttttagttgtgatttccttttctgcatgaaagtttaaaagtagcatatattaatgcagtatgaagaagaatgttttaatgtagacacatagaatcatcatactgctgtgattatatgcatcaagtgttcattcaaggctaaggcaaaatatccacatatatatggtgtatcgtgacatggactaaacatatccacatatatatggtgtatcgtgacatggccttaaaatattgtaatattaaaaaaaggccatatcgcccagccctagttcaatgatgccatttctgtttgtcatgtataattttgtctattttgtgtttatccttgaataaacaggtccgtttcttgttaccaaccattgtgtattattcaaactcccctaattcagctggctagttgttatcaagagttctAAAACccctttcaacatgattctgacaactaagtaggctaaataactttaaacttcaatacatgctcggataggccagtatcggtatcggtcagtatcggtatcggatcggaagtgcacaaacaatatcggtatcggatcggaagtgcaaaaacctggatcgggacatccctaatcgggACATCCATAATGGTCGCCATTTGTCACGATGAAAGACAGCAGAACACGTAACAAGACTGGAAAGAATCCACAAAATCATGGAAATGACAGTAACACATGAGAACAGAGATGATGGGACAAGCACACGAGTCGTAGCATCTAGCATGCTAAATGTGAGCACAGGCCAATGGGGGGGCTAGATGAGGGAGGGCCCTAGTGTGAGTACGCCCTTATTTTCGCACATCTTTTTTATTTGGGGATGTAGTAACCATCAACAATAAGTCCAAAATATAATCTTACTATAATGTAGTATTTGTGTTTTTTCAGGTTGTGCGTTTGTGACTTTCACAGCCAGACAGATGGCCCAGTCCGCCATCAAGTCCATGCACCAGTCCCAGACCATGGAGGTGAGCAGCACGCATACAATGTTCGCTCTGTCACACCGGACCCAGCTTAGCTAGTCGTGTCCTGTGTTGGCGTTTAGGGCTGCTCCTCGCCCGTCGTGGTCAAGTTTGCCGACACTCAGAAGGACAAAGAGCAAAAGCGCATTACGATGCAGCTGCAGCAGCAGATGCAGCAACTCAGCGCCGCGTCCATGTGGGGCAACCTCACCGGCCTTGGCAGTCTGGGGCCTCAGTACCTTGCAGTGAGTGTCTTCAAGGAGTGCCCATGATGCGTTTCATGCGCCCTCCGACTGTAACAGCCCATCTGTTTGGTGTCCATGTGCAGCTTTACCTACAGCTGCTGCAGCAGTCCGCCTCCACAGGGAACACACTCAGCAACCTGCACCCCGTTTCAGGTACGCACACTCCTACTCCAACTTGCAAGCTTGCGCTGTGTGTAGTAACGCGTGGTgtaacatgtcacaggtgatttGATGTATGTGTGTATCAGGTCTTAACGCCATGCAGAACCTTGCTGCCTTGGCAGCAGCAACTGCCACGCAGGCCTCAGCCACTGGCTCCAGTGCCATGACAACATCAAGTAGCCCACTAAGTGCTCTAACAAGCTCAGGTAAACGCCTCGGAGCTCTGTGTCTTTCTGCGTGAGTGTGACAAAATGTGTTTCTGGTCTCAGGCTCCTCCCCCACCTCCAGCAACACCTCCTCAGTCAACCCCATCGCCTCTCTGGGAACGCTGCAGTCTCTGGCTGCCAGCACTGGAGCTGGTCTCAACATGAGCTCTCTAGCAGGTACCTCAGTTTACACACCGAATGACGCGGACTGTGCCACGCCACGCCAGCCATCATCATTCCGTTAAACATGCTCACCTTTTAGTTTGTGTCAAGCAGGCATGGCGGCTCTGAATGGCAGtctgggctctgcagggttgtcTAACGGCTCAGGAAGTACCATGGAGGCGCTGAGCCAGGCCTACTCTGGCATCCAGCAGTACGCCGCCGCCGCTGCCCTGCCAAGCCTCTACAATCAGAGCCTGCTGTCCCAACAGAGCGTCTCGGCCGCAGGAAGCCAAAAGGAAGGTGAGACCTACATGCCACATTCCTCATGATCAAGGAAATATTTACTTAACAGAAACACCCCAGTCGTGTTGGCATGTATTTAAAAGGCAAAAGTGTTTTGTCTTTGTCGCTGGTTTGCAGGTCCAGAAGGTGCCAACTTGTTCATTTACCATCTTCCTCAAGAGTTTGGAGACCAGGACCTGCTGCAGATGTTCATGCCCTTTGGAAATGTAATCTCTGCCAAGGTCTTCATTGACAAGCAGACCAACCTCAGCAAGTGTTTCGGTGAGTTGGCACAACTTAACTTTTCCTCAGtaaataactgacgaaaaatacatttaccgcatttttcggattataattcgctccggagtatacgtcgcaccggccgaaaatgcataataaagaagtaaaaaaacatatatacgtcgcactcggAAGGACAaagaataagtcgcatttttgggggaaatgtatttgataaaatccaacaccaagaatagacatttgaaaggcaatttaaaataaataaagaatagtgaacaggctgaataagtgtacgttatatgaggcataaataaccaactgagaatgtgcctggtatgttaacgtaacatattatggtaagagtcattccaataactaacatatagaacatgctatatgtttaccaaacaatctgttcctcctaatcgctaaatcccatgaaatcttcttcctcggtgtcgcttccaAACAACTCTGACAACTCCAAAgatatgcgccgcttcctcttgccgttttctgctgcatatttcactacgtccagcttgtaatctgcagtatatgatttccttgttggtgccatttttgttcagcccttctcagtttttataagttaccaccaatgttgaaatgatccatttttataGCTATGGAcctagtagcaggtagcatcccatgacccacaatgcacttctgctatgacccgcccccgccgaatttttacgtgacgtgtgtgtgacgattgctgacattcgcctcgtctcttacgggaatgagataaataatattatttgatattttacggtaatgtgttaataatttcacacataaatcgctccggagtataaatcgcacccccggccaaactatgaaaaaaactgcgacttataatctgaaaaatacggttcatacaattatgttgaataaataaacaaaatgattGTTTTTTAACCAAACTGTCAATTAAATTTAAGTACAAATGAAGCTACAGCTTCACGACTTCAGTCAtactttttgcgcttaagaatagggctgggcgatattgctgaACACTGTATcactatataagtgttttatattacTCGATATTGATAGTtactgatattttttatgacctattaaAAATAACTAGGAGAAaattatattaaatgtaaacattcgtATTTTAAATGtgaacttcctctgattataatcccctcagctatcaaggcagaaaggtatGGTATTATAATTTTGAGGTTGCAAAGGCAGATTTATCTGCCAAATCAACAAATAAagctatacttacattttaaagaCGCTTTTTCACTTTATATAGCACCGCTACGTTGAAAACAGTTTTTCAGAGCGATCTCATTGGAGACCAAGCGGCTAATCAGAACCTACATTTGTCCAGTTCTCTGATTGGTTGCGTTTTTGAGACAAATATAAAGGTGTCTGAACTTGCGCGAGCACACAGCAGAAATCTGAGCGAGTGTAGACAAAAAGCTTAATGCGCAGAGGGGAGAGGTTGAGAGAGAGGAGGGCGTGAGAGAGCGCATCGGTCTGACTGCAGACAACAGTAATTATTGAGCGTTAATATGAATAATAGCAAACACTTTTATTGTGCACAAAATACATTCATATTCACTCAAACATTTCTATTTTTCGCTTcagtttaatttattttcaaaatattatgtCTGTCctcgcaaaatatatttttctgtctTTAAAATCTGCCTCTGCGACCTCAAAATTAAGACAAATATAACGccataaaaaggaaagtaaatgtCATCACAACCGTGGAAAACACTTAACGTGAACTAATGTtagaatcacattgaacacttacaataacctcttaaaattaaggtgcaaaaataaggaatatgtaagaaatgtttgaCATGGATGttaaatttatatttaaaatacatagtttattgtgtgattgtAACACTAAACCtttcattttatttatgtaaaatacacaatggacactgTAATATACACAATGGATGATacgcttttgtaatgtttattttgtttataattTCAGTGTTACAGGGCTAAATGAAAGAAAAAGTGTAAAGTAATAAAACTGAGGAGGGAAAatgattcaaaagaaggaacatcagtcctcaacaaaacttctagagtttgtttttttttgtactgttaactatctgtctagctgcacacgctggaaacatgtagcaagggcagaataatgaatttattgacagagcAGTGTGAAAGCCAATGTGTTTACTATGTAATTAAGTAAATGCAGTCTCAAAGAAGGGactttctgacaaaacatccaAATTTCAATGTGCGGCTCTTGAAACTgcagccctcttcattatgtagttgaatagccctgacctATGTGTTGTGGACGATAAATACAaccactagagcagtggttcttaaccttggttcgatcgaaccctaggggttcggtgagtcggcctcaggggttcggcgaagccTCTGCCgccgaggtcaagacacacccgactcatcgtgtaaataaaaacttctccctattggcctattgaccctcgtcccatccttctttgtgaatgactgagcatttcatggaagccgcttttatacccaatcatggtacacacctgttcccaattagcctgttcacctgtgggatgttccaaataagtctttaatgagcattcctcaactttctcagtcttttttgccacttgtgccagattttttgaaacatgttgcaggcatcacattccaaatgagctaatatttgcaaaaaataacaacgtttctcagttcaaacgttaagtatcttctctttgcagtctattcaattgaatattagttgaaaaggatttgcaaatcattgtattctgtttgtatttaccatttacacaacgtgtcaacttcactggttttgggttttgtacgttaCACCCGAGTATGTTTGGGCCTTAACACCGAGCAGCGCAAATATGaatttgtgtttgtttatttattgttccTCGTCCTGCCTCCTCTGACCGCACGTCTCTCCGCAGGTTTCGTGAGCTACGACAACCCGGTGTCGTCGCAGGCCGCCATCCAGTCCATGAACGGTTTCCAGATCGGCATGAAGCGGCTGAAGGTGCAGCTGAAGCGCTCCAAGAACGACAGCAAGCCGTACTGAAGCCAGGCGTAGTTAGGATAGAAGCTTCTCTGGTAAGTGGAGTCAGAAACGTGCATTATGGGACAACCCCCTCACCCCGGCGCGTGCACATGTGCGGCGTGCACAGCTGAGGCTACAGACTGGATTCTTCCCGTGTTGTTGTGGTTCCTGCACTTTGTTTCCCGCGATCACGGAAGACAAACTGGCGTGTTTTCATTGAACTTGTTTGCTGTGCTACCTTTCCACATTTATGACTTTGATTGTTAAGACGTCTTGCACTTTGACAGTGTGGTGCCCCAAATCTTCGTTTCCTTTTTTCTAAACTTTCACTTTCACGTCAGCCCCCCAGCGAACACATAGACACACTTAAACTCGAGCACACACATTTTATACTCTGTGTTACACCGGCTCACCTGAAGAGGGAGCTCCATCACAGCAAATGTCCTCCATGTTTTCACAACAGAAGCCTCTATTTAAACGCCTCAAAGCTGTCAATCCTGCAAATGCTCTACTTCATCTTTTTCTTTAAAGTTCTCGATTCTGTCTCACATTCAGTCAATCATCGTACTTTCGTTTTAGTGACCCGGCTAGCGGAGACACTTCCACAAACGTCCCTCGGCGCGCTAGCAAGCAGGCTATCGTCTTTCTCTGTTGACGTCACATGACTCCACACCAAAACCTGCTAGTTGCTCTAAGGAATCCATTTTTTTCTGTGAGTTTTTTCGTGTCTTAGTTGGACGTGAGGCAGCGAGATGTACATTGAAGGCTCTGCCTCTTCTATTTTTATAAAAGGTTTTATACTTCTCCTGTGTGCTGGGGAACTATTTATTGCCTAAATTATTTATCTGGTGTATTTTACGAACACAAATGTGTCGAACAACTCAAATGGATTTCccggtgtgtgcgtgtatgttgcTGTGATCCAGTCACGTTAACTGTCGCACACACTCAGCAGTCCATCCTCTAATGCTGATGTGAGTCATATTAATAGTTACTATTAGTCACATTATTCTACTATAGTCAACTCCATTCAACAATTCTGTGTTGCAGTTGACCTTTTTAGTCTCTCCTTGTCACTCTTAGGTTTGAACCCTAAAAGATCAAGTACAATTGTCATTGGCAGGGAAAGAGTTAAACAGGAGTCATGTGATTCTCATTGGCCACCCAGGTGTGCCCATTAGTAAGCCACACGCGGTCACGGTTAGGAAACAAGCGGGCGCCGCACGGGGACGACATTATTTCTCGCTCTTTGGGCTTAATAGCCGCGGTTTGTCTGCTGTGTTGTTTCtacatcacttcctgtgcggGACACGTCCTCACATATGTTTGgagagacatttttattttttgtgcaacTAAAGCAAAAATGGTTTTGCTACCAAAAAATATTTGGTATAttgaaataataacaatatatacataaccaAAAACTTTTTGGGTGCAATTTATatatttaacaaaaacatgtttgggttACAATTTTGTTTGTGGGAAAAACTTccgtaaaaaatatttttgggttgcaaatgttgttttttttagctgcAAATAATTTTTGgggttgcaaatattttttggggggtacaCATATTTTATTCGGTtggaaaaaaacaatttgcaaacaaaaatggATTTGTAATacagtcataaaaaaatacatattttttaaacaaatattttttggggttgcaacttttttttttagctgcaaATAATTTTTGgggttgcaaatattttttggggggtacacatattttttgtgttgcaaatattttattcggttgggaaaaaaaacaatttgcaaacaaaaatggattttaaatacagtaataaaaaaatacatatttttatacaaATATTTCTTTaggttgcaacttttttttttagttgcaaatattttttgggttgcacattttttttgggggggtacaaatattttttggggggtacaAATCATTTTTGGGGTGAaatttttgtgtttgttaatTGTTGTGTTGCAAATCATTTTTGgcgcaaatcatttttttgtttgcaaatattttttgtggGGTACTCATATTTTTTGGGTTGCAAATATTTGATTGGGTTGGAAACATACAATTTGCAGACAAAATGGATTTGGAAATACAGTactaaaaaatacatatttttagacaaatctttttttgggttgcaactattttttttttagttgcaaatattttttggggtGGTACAAGTATTTTTAaggttgcaaatgttttttttagctgCAAATATGTAATgggttgcaaatcattttttgagGGGTACcggtacacattttttttgttgcaaatattttATTCGGTTGGAAAAAAAACTGTTTGCTAACAAAAATTTATttgaaatacaataataaaaaatacttatttttaaacatatttttttgggtTGCAATGTTTTTTGGGGTTGCAAGAATTTTTTGGGatgcaaatattttttggggggcacAAATCATGTTTaggttgcaaatattttttttagccgCAAATACTTTATGGGTTGCAAATAATGTTTTGGTGCAAATCATTTTTTGAGGGGCACACATTTTTTGGGTTGCAAATATTTTATTcggttggaaaaaaaacagtttgctaacaaaaatgaattttaaatacaataataaaaaatatatatttttaaacaaaaaatgttttgggttgcaacaattttttttttagttgcaaatGTTTTTGGGATTGCAAATTTTTTTGGGatgcaaatattttttgggggtacAAATCATTTTAGGGGTGCAAATATTTTTTGGGTTGCTAATTATATTTGGTTGCCAATcaatttttggttgcaaatctatTTTGGGGGACTTTACGCAAACGTTTTTCTAAGTTCAGAATAAATGTACCAAATTCTCCAGTGTTCAACAGTGTTCGGTGTCCACAAGTTCGTATTTGTCTTTGGTATTTCCCTCCGAATGTGTTGAGGGCGGAAGTAGTCAGTCAACGCCATCATCCGAGACTGACCAATAAAAAGGCTTCTGACAGATCGTTCAGAGGAAGCCCCGCTCATTAACATTGAAACTGAGTCATAACCAAAATGTGCTTGCAACCCAATAAAAGATTTGTAACTAAAAAAAATGAACCGGAAAAGAAAATTGGaaccaaaacttttttttgtttgaaaataaaaaatgttggtaGCAAATCCATCATTTtcgtttgcaaatattttttgggagTTTCATATCCATTTTTTCTTTGGTAGCACGAAAAGACACAAGTTTCTCTCCATACATGTGACATCAGAGTCAACTTTTTGCCTCGTCTTTCGTTACCAGGTTTACTTTTGTTGCTTGCCGCCAACCGGGCCGTGCGAAAGACCGCCGCTGAACCACGAAAAGAGAAACTTATTTTTATAAAAGCGACTGTTCGAGAGAGAGCCAGAATTTGTTTTTATCGATACCCATGTTGTGCGCGGTCCTCCCAGTGTGCCCGACCCTCTGGGTTGTTGTGGTTtttgtgtgtctttgttttgAGTGCTGACGTGTGCGTCCTAAATTATGGGGGAAAATAAAACACAACTTTTTGAGCAAAGAgtgatattttttgttgttgaatgctGGCAAAGAGTTCCTACCTGACGGATGATGTTGAACATCCAGCCCCCCCTTTTGTGGAGAATCATCCAGAGGATCCACAGAACCGCTTGTTTTGTCACAGTAGTTTTaagatgcatgttttttttatatatacctgCACTGAGATTCTTGACAAAATGTGACCGAGTTTGTATTAAGTTTAAAATGACAAATAAACTGGTGCCAAATGTTTTGCTCAACCACTACGTTTGTCCTCTTTTTTTCCCTTCGAGCTTACCTCCACAAATATCATTCATTATATTCACACGGTGATTTTACCCATTTTATATTtggaatataattatttatatacaaaccccgtttccatataagttgggaaattgtgttagaggtaaatataaacagaatacaatgatttgcaaatccctttcaacccatattcaattgaatgcactacaaaaacaagatatttgatgttcaaactcaaaactttttttttttttttgcaaataataattaacttagaatttcatggctgcaacacgtgccaaagtagttgggaaagggcatgttcaccactgttacatggcctttccttttaacaacactcagtaaatgtttgggaactgaggagacacattttttaagcttctcaggtggaattatttcccattcttgcttgatgtacagcttaagttattcaacagtccgggggtctctgttgtggtattttaggcttcataatgcgccacacatttttaatgggagacaggtctggactacaggcaggccagtctagtacccgcactcttttactatgaagccacgttgatgtaacacgtggcttggcattgtcttgctgaaataagcaggggtgtccatggtaacgttgtttggatggcaacatatgttgctccaaaacctgtatgtacctttcagcattaatggtgccttcacagatgtgtaagttacccatgtcttgagcactaatacacccccataccatcacagatgctggcttttcaact
This is a stretch of genomic DNA from Nerophis lumbriciformis linkage group LG06, RoL_Nlum_v2.1, whole genome shotgun sequence. It encodes these proteins:
- the celf1 gene encoding CUGBP Elav-like family member 1 isoform X1 encodes the protein MSSFKLDFLPEMMVDHCSLNSSPVGKKMNGSLDHPDQPDVDAIKMFVGQIPRSWSEEQLRELFEPFGAVYEINVLRDRSQNPPQSKGCCFITYYTRKSALEAQNALHNMKILPGMHHPIQMKPADSEKNNAVEDRKLFIGMISKKCNENDMRLMFSPYGQIEECRILRGPDGLSRGCAFVTFTARQMAQSAIKSMHQSQTMEGCSSPVVVKFADTQKDKEQKRITMQLQQQMQQLSAASMWGNLTGLGSLGPQYLALYLQLLQQSASTGNTLSNLHPVSGLNAMQNLAALAAATATQASATGSSAMTTSSSPLSALTSSGSSPTSSNTSSVNPIASLGTLQSLAASTGAGLNMSSLAAGMAALNGSLGSAGLSNGSGSTMEALSQAYSGIQQYAAAAALPSLYNQSLLSQQSVSAAGSQKEGPEGANLFIYHLPQEFGDQDLLQMFMPFGNVISAKVFIDKQTNLSKCFGFVSYDNPVSSQAAIQSMNGFQIGMKRLKVQLKRSKNDSKPY
- the celf1 gene encoding CUGBP Elav-like family member 1 isoform X2; amino-acid sequence: MSSFKLDFLPEMMVDHCSLNSSPVGKKMNGSLDHPDQPDVDAIKMFVGQIPRSWSEEQLRELFEPFGAVYEINVLRDRSQNPPQSKGCCFITYYTRKSALEAQNALHNMKILPGMHHPIQMKPADSEKNNAVEDRKLFIGMISKKCNENDMRLMFSPYGQIEECRILRGPDGLSRGCAFVTFTARQMAQSAIKSMHQSQTMEGCSSPVVVKFADTQKDKEQKRITMQLQQQMQQLSAASMWGNLTGLGSLGPQYLALYLQLLQQSASTGNTLSNLHPVSGLNAMQNLAALAAATATQASATGSSAMTTSSSPLSALTSSGSSPTSSNTSSVNPIASLGTLQSLAASTGAGLNMSSLAGMAALNGSLGSAGLSNGSGSTMEALSQAYSGIQQYAAAAALPSLYNQSLLSQQSVSAAGSQKEGPEGANLFIYHLPQEFGDQDLLQMFMPFGNVISAKVFIDKQTNLSKCFGFVSYDNPVSSQAAIQSMNGFQIGMKRLKVQLKRSKNDSKPY